The Tenebrio molitor chromosome 3, icTenMoli1.1, whole genome shotgun sequence genome contains a region encoding:
- the Hml gene encoding hemocytin isoform X2, with protein sequence MESFSFYLVVLLLIPSAVRLEVPRYLQAKYGNNVTGASPSPRYNPGVKTKTKSASAHGPSAHSGTRFRGGCNTAPPTPQNAGLHCSQYSGCRATCVPRYQFPNGATQLFINCNNGHWVIEGQIWQYVPSCQPICLPPCQNRGICIAPDQCQCPENYSGPICQFENKPCLSYPQLPTNSRRSCSHKTCTIACLHGHQFPDGSSITTMSCKDGYWLPDKEKWTSLPDCEPICDPPCQNGGNCLSFGRCQCPQDFRGPQCQYRTDNCDARKLQFNGGYNCSGDQVGLICSLSCPEGMTFETRPSSVYSCLYEEARFQPSPIPQCIFPVAAPVAPQAVSYKSSKSDYNLNTLSINGLPQGSYIPAGHRWDAYNHGMATKSFHRTDEAFITGSPYGELNNNVVFVQQKLPEPGICFTWQGTHYKTFDGRVYSFDSKCEHILVRDAIDKTFSIIVQNDPKCSNNPPNCHKIIRIYFDKKEYILKRSSEGIPIFGTPKKRLPIPGQFPGLRIEMSAHYIILSLDAVGSKLKWDGEQLVQVEVQESLWNRTEGLCGNINGDASDDLLNKDGYKPQTIANLATSWKVGNLEKECNHLPIEEHACLDDEIDGSKNHEAMVFCKKLLNDQRFAPCHQVIDVSLLLDACRWDYCYCKNREPSVCACETMNVYVRACSYKGVKNLAAWRDEKTCPMQCTGGKVYKACGPAAGQPVCGASTEEEEDNGEGCVEGCYCPEGTVLHENRCITRDKCPCMLRTKIFPPGAEVPKECNTCTCSEGKWICTQVSCGARCAAIGDPHYITFDGRRFDFMGQCSYYLVKTPSFSIEAENVACAGAISQAMNLPSTVSSGLPSCTKTVTVKIFGQIIKLKQNHDVVVNGQDVSKIPYHVGNVTIRSISSIFLQVELPNGMLIWWDGETRAYVDIPANFKEKTRGLCGTFNNNQKDDFLTPENDVEQAIIPFANKWKTSEKCNDVPDVLKTHPCSSNIQNQPVAEKHCQKIKSDLFSSCHWIVDPEPYYQDCLYDMCSCEFKVSKCLCPTVAAYAEECSRQGVKISWRDSIRECGVHCPTGQKYQVCGNSCTRNCFDVATRPDCKPQCVEGCNCPEGESLNDDGECVPIGECNCHFDGLHFHAGYKEVRPASKGPELCTCINAGWSCHPATPDDQKKFPKASDLKSLCGHSANMEFTTCEPAEPVTCKNMHNLDYFSASVCHPGCKCKDNYVLDTSTKKCVKPSECPCHHGGKSYKENSIVQNDCNTCKCQNGKWTCTDRPCSAECSAWGDSHFKTFDDKHFDFQGQCDYALAKGSQGSDSFDVSIQNVPCGSLGTSCSKSVTIRVKSGDDQDMLTLTRDKPLPNFASMKHLTIRQKGLFVIVEAPDLGLVIQWDKGTRVYVKVDPRWKDRVKGLCGNYNDNDADDFQTPSGGITEASAKIFGDSWKLQSYCPEALEITNTCEDRPDRKVWALKQCGVLKSSLFSPCHSEVPVDIYLEKCVFDACACDQGGDCECLCTALAAYAQECTTRGVPIKWRSQKLCPMQCDERCSNYSPCISTCPTETCDNLLTHGQLSKTCKEETCIEGCVPKPCTPGHIYLNSSFLECVPRNICRPACLEIDGVTYYEGDLVEGDECYSCYCSRGQKVCKGQPCSTVQVVTTKAPTTHMLEQFVKCQSGWTQWINQDKANVLKTIFRKKKTDFEPLPTPLLLNNLEGAKCAKEKMVDIECRTVKTHIPAKGTGLDVECSLERGLVCKSSMKGKACQDFEIRVRCECEMPTTPAPTCDPLIPHKEHPTNCTIFYHCEVGLDGPKYVEKSCGPTMYFNPISMVCDWPYAVEEIKPVCKGTSTTIQELPVEETISRGDVAPVEAELKYEPLCPPGTEEHDCAIQCDRLCIYYFHVVREKGLCENEKKCERDCVEKGQSLTCPEGKMWANNHTCVDLSHCLCRSEDGKPIKPGTVYRESDCRICQCVDNFYSCDESACDSGEKEEARLLPSVLTGKKKKPKPVETGGFPSLEQPTTPEGLRGMVGPVMGRPGRPPGMVAPPGMPRPGRPPGMVGPAAGVVGMAGQPILLSTVTPPKKCDEDHFVDLIQGDQALPDVVFNASSVLSDAFRPSFAKFTPTADSQSEGSWSPQYSDNHQYLEIDLGQQEPIYGIKIKGSPVYDEYVTSYKVYYSPDAAGMFFPVLNKQNLPQIFRGSIDGKTPVEQIFDTPFEAQVVRVNPQTWHTAIALRVELIGCGEPLTTTVLYEFITQKPLATVAPTVSMCEDPMGLDDGMMSDQQVSVSSELNHNHSKASLKLSDENSWQPLTNSPTEFVQFDFLESRNVTGLEIKGGPNGWVTAFTLKYSQDNKAWNPILDKKTKKEQTFLGNYDADSPQLINFDLPINAKYVKLIPKKWHDNIQLRVEMHGCFEPYPTILEELTTIAPSPCNDCPGVTTEPLEMQACRCVKNKWWDGENCVNRTECPCLVGHISYPVGTSYKEEDCSECLCKIGGVSHCSPKQCDSCEKGLRSTVTSTCKCTCQPCPDGTTLCPTSDVCINSTLWCNGVQDCPDDEIGCPTTETPTKATTRTTTTTPTPPTAVTERIVKQCPVIECPPGFNTHVKKQTKGRLYQSSMFSSYSSKPTKSAYKPPEFKKGRSKRTPKKSVWQNPFYKYTKAGNQKKCTEFQCVSVKPPPVYMHSKKECPPASCPPGYIPVEDSEDYANKKCPKYACEPQPPPDAICNVTGRTFNTFDGTEYKYDICNHVLALDLENDQWEVSLRKNCSEVCWRDLIIHHQDNLIVLHPNLTMEYDGFPYTVEQTKKIASYSRAFTVSRLGNTVLFVSNRYGFWVIWDKEGNVKLGVTRKLEDKVAGLCGYFNENPDDDKKKPDGSLARTTSEFGNSWEQADQGQICEPQACPLHIQDKAWKICQVKEQALEPCTRVVNKDAFISRCIETTCDCLQAATHNHTVAEECRCRALEDFVVQCLTSEPTTDVSDWRVQLDCPATCDAPLVYHDCYQRKCEPTCESLSSSDAACPKVPNVCFPGCYCPPGLVKKGDTCISPSNCGDCECNVLPHLQYVTYDDTNFTINANCVYVMSRDAVGEDKKHKFQVLITNAPCKNNAKKTCVGKVTILYQGRKIHIFTDMIRHKLKLIVNGEHIEDFSDVSSWARIRETATKHLKIHLTDVQVDVSVYYPSLGTSIKAPSQKYGGKLEGLCGDCDHNPYDDLRTPSGAIINDTDEFALSWLYDKLPGGQSKEMCANKPEDCPPLPKKSDPCNLILDYKTFGQCLRVLDPSLFLEWCKKDTCGNHPELACTAIEAYARDCSNTGFCINWRTNVCPKTCPPDKIYNPCGTSCPKTCQSIKEKEEKNCPKIPVEGCFCPEGQLLRNDTCVVEKDCEVCDEEGHHPGDTWKMDKCTSCTCEGTSQKCETERCSGADKICEQGYQVMKVPSGEKECCDKYACVPEPTAGPTCETPQVITCGPGQITKLATKPNGCQQFICECKPVEECEPTDTPTEQPLKDGYVKTIDDSGCCPEVKIICKKELCPKPKPCQQYHTLKNETGTGECCPLYTCEPPKDKCIYENEYTAAETGGERARTEMEKQKVLKNANETWQDGPCRQCKCSITSVGNYQPTCSHSDCSAIEISQDYLDYELEPEFVYDKCCPNVKRVACKHNQKVYEVGKKWTKEKDYCTIYECVNSTSGIQKETKVTKCDTDCDLGYKYVAASPEAKQCCGSCKPYACVVDGSIHKEGDAWESPDHCTKYFCLTINGSMQVQSQKVNCPELPKDYIDDFVFESVAIEGECCKEHRTTACKVEGKVYNVGETLPSPDGDKCKNITCGKNKNGEIIKQESIETCKTTCSKGWEYEESNETCCGKCVQVACVVKDELKKPDEKWMSPDNCTTYTCNSLGGELMVSSEQETCPSLEDCPEKNVYSKGCCKYCNITSAAQIKCGSEEIALNKTVGLVTAHRGEHGKCVNKKAIPSFKECIGICHSSTSFNAKKGAHESDCSCCQATRYVPLEVELECEDGFKWNKKIEVPSDCGCEGCAAPARSTKKATHVKT encoded by the exons ATGGAAAGTTTTTCTTTCTATTTGGTTGTTCTCTTATTGATTCCAAGTGCTGTAAGACTTGAAGTTCCGCGATATTTGCAAGCGAAATATGGAAACAACGTGACTGGAGCTTCGCCTAGTCCTCGCTATAATCC TGGCGTCAAGACCAAAACAAAATCCGCATCAGCCCATGGCCCTTCTGCACATTCCGGAACGAGGTTCAGAGGAG GATGCAACACAGCACCCCCCACACCTCAGAATGCAGGACTCCATTGTTCCCAATACAGCGGTTGCAGAGCTACTTGCGTTCCCCGTTATCAATTTCCTAACGGCGCCACGCAATTATTTATCAACTGCAACAACGGCCACTGGGTTATCGAAGGACAAATTTGGCAATACGTCCCTTCCTGTCAAC ctATTTGTTTGCCTCCTTGTCAAAATCGTGGCATTTGCATAGCACCGGATCAATGCCAGTGTCCCGAAAATTACTCAGGACCTATCTGCCAGTTCGAAAATAAACCGTGTTTGTCCTATCCGCAATTACCAACAAATTCACGAAGATCTTGCTCTCACAA GACATGCACCATTGCTTGCTTACACGGGCATCAGTTCCCCGATGGATCCTCTATTACTACAATGTCTTGCAAAGATGGTTACTGGCTCCCCGACAAAGAAAAATGGACCTCGCTGCCAGACTGCGAAC CAATTTGTGATCCTCCATGTCAGAATGGCGGCAATTGCCTGTCTTTTGGCAGATGTCAGTGTCCTCAAGATTTTCGAGGTCCTCAGTGTCAATACA GAACCGATAATTGCGACGCTAGAAAACTGCAGTTCAATGGGGGATACAATTGTTCCGGGGATCAAGTGGGGTTGATATGCTCGCTAAGTTGTCCCGAAGGTATGACATTCGAAACTAGACCGTCTTCAGTTTACTCGTGTTTATATGAAGAAGCTCGATTTCAACCATCGCCTATTCCTCAATGTATTTTCC CTGTTGCTGCTCCAGTAGCGCCGCAAGCCGTATCCTACAAGTCTAGTAAATCAGACTACAATTTAAACACTCTCTCTATTAACGGTTTGCCTCAAGGATCATACATCCCTGCAGGACATCGTTGGGATGCttat AATCATGGAATGGCCACAAAAAGTTTCCATCGTACAGATGAGGCATTTATAACTGGGAGTCCCTACGGTGaacttaataataatgtagTTTTTGTCCAACAGAAACTACCTGAACCTGGAATATGTTTCACTTGGCAAGGAACCCATTACAAAACTTTTGACGGAAGGGTTTACAGTTTTGATTCCAAGTGTGAACATATTCTTGTGAGAGACGCAATAGACAAGACTTTCAGCATTATAGTTCAGAATGATCCAAAGTGCAGTAACAATCCACCAAATTGTCATAAAATCATAAGAATATATTTCGACAAAAAAGAGTATATTCTGAAGCGTTCCAGTGAAGGAATACCAATTTTTGGCACACCCAAGAAGCGATTGCCCATTCCTGGTCAGTTCCCAGGGTTGAGAATTGAGATGTCAGCACATTACATCATTCTGTCTTTGGATGCGGTCGGATCAAAACTGAAGTGGGACGGAGAG CAACTGGTGCAAGTAGAAGTGCAAGAAAGTCTGTGGAATCGGACCGAAGGACTGTGCGGTAACATAAACGGTGACGCCTCAGATGACCTCTTGAATAAAGACGGTTACAAACCACAAACCATTGCCAATTTAGCCACGAGTTGGAAAGTCGGGAATTTGGAAAAAGAATGCAACCATTTACCAATAGAAGAGCACGCGTGTCTAGATGACGAAATAGACGGTTCGAAAAATCACGAAGCTATGGTTTTCTGCAAGAAATTGTTGAATGACCAGCGGTTTGCTCCTTGTCACCAAGTCATAGATGTTTCTCTTCTGTTGGACGCCTGTCGCTGGGACTACTGTTATTGCAAAAATCGAGAACCTTCGGTGTGTGCTTGTGAAACCATGAACGTGTACGTTAGAGCTTGCTCCTACAAGGGCGTGAAGAATTTAGCGGCTTGGAGGGACGAAAAAACTTGCC CGATGCAATGCACGGGAGGTAAAGTGTACAAAGCTTGTGGACCTGCGGCCGGCCAACCGGTTTGCGGAGCATCCACCGAAGAAGAGGAAGACAACGGAGAAGGTTGCGTCGAAGGGTGTTACTGTCCAGAAGGAACTGTTCTGCACGAAAATCGATGCATTACCAGAGACAAATGTCCATGTATGTTGCGCACCAAAATTTTCCCGCCTGGTGCGGAAGTTCCAAAAGAATGCAACACCTGCACCTGCAGCGAGGGAAAATGGATTTGTACACAAGTGTCTTGCGGAGCGAGATGTGCCGCTATTGGTGACCCTCATTACATCACATTTGACGGCAGAAGATTTGATTTCATGGGTCAGTGTTCATATTATCTAGTCAAAACTCCTTCGTTTTCCATCGAGGCTGAAAACGTTGCTTGCGCTGGGGCGATTTCCCAAGCTATGAATCTGCCGAGCACAGTCAGTTCAGGGTTGCCGTCCTGTACAAAAACTGTAACGGTGAAGATCTTCGGACAAATTATTAAGCTTAAGCAGAATCACGATGTTGTGGTCAACGGACAAGATGTCTCCAAAATTCCGTATCACGTTGGAAACGTGACCATCAGAAGCATCTCCTCCATATTCTTGCAAG TTGAGCTACCAAATGGGATGTTGATATGGTGGGATGGAGAGACGAGAGCCTATGTAGACATTCCTGCCAATTTCAAGGAAAAAACAAGAGGTCTGTGTGGAACTTTCAATAACAACCAAAAAGACGACTTCCTAACTCCCGAGAACGACGTAGAACAAGCCATCATTCCTTTTGCTAATAAATGGAAGACTAGTGAGAAATGCAACGACGTCCCCGATGTCCTCAAAACTCACCCGTGCAGTTCCAACATCCAAAATCAACCAGTAGCTGAGAAACATTGCCAAAAAATCAAATCCGACTTATTCTCAAGTTGTCATTGGATAGTCGACCCTGAGCCTTACTACCAAGACTGTCTCTACGACATGTGCTCTTGTGAATTCAAAGTATCCAAGTGTCTCTGTCCGACAGTGGCAGCATACGCCGAAGAGTGTTCTCGCCAGGGAGTCAAGATTTCCTGGCGCGACTCTATTCGAGAGTGTGGAGTTCATTGTCCAACTGGTCAAAAATACCAAGTTTGCGGAAACTCTTGCACCAGAAACTGTTTCGATGTAGCGACCAGACCGGACTGCAAGCCTCAATGTGTAGAAGGCTGCAACTGTCCCGAAGGAGAATCTTTGAACGACGACGGAGAATGTGTCCCGATTGGCGAGTGCAACTGTCATTTCGATGGACTCCACTTCCACGCCGGATACAAAGAAGTGAGACCCGCCAGCAAAGGACCTGAACTCTGCACATGCATCAACGCTGGTTGGAGTTGTCATCCGGCTACTCCTGACGATCAGAAGAAATTCCCCAAGGCAAGCGACCTGAAATCCCTTTGCGGCCACTCGGCGAACATGGAGTTCACCACGTGCGAACCTGCCGAGCCCGTGACTTGCAAGAACATGCACAATCTTGATTATTTCTCTGCGTCGGTTTGCCATCCTGGTTGCAAGTGCAAAGACAACTACGTTTTGGACACGTCAACGAAGAAGTGTGTCAAACCTTCCGAGTGTCCTTGTCACCATGGAGGCAAGAGTTACAAGGAAAATTCAATAGTTCAGAATGATTGCAACACTTG taAATGTCAAAACGGGAAGTGGACGTGTACGGATCGACCGTGCTCTGCTGAGTGCAGTGCTTGGGGAGACTCacatttcaaaactttcgacGACAAACATTTCGACTTCCAAGGACAATGCGATTATGCTCTGGCCAAAGGCTCTCAAGGAAGCGACTCTTTCGATGTTTCTATACAA AACGTCCCTTGCGGATCTCTGGGTACCAGTTGTTCTAAATCAGTCACAATTCGAGTTAAATCAGGAGATGATCAAGACATGCTGACACTAACCAGAGACAAACCGCTTCCAAATTTTGCGTCAATGAAACACTTAACCATCCGACAAAAAGGTCTCTTTGTGATTGTTGAAGCACCAGATTTAGGACTGGTAATCCAGTGGGACAAAGGCACGAGAGTGTACGTCAAAGTTGATCCTCGATGGAAGGACAGGGTCAAGGGTCTATGCGGGAACTACAACGACAACGACGCCGACGACTTCCAAACTCCTTCTGGGGGAATCACCGAAGCATCTGCCAAAATCTTTGGAGACTCGTGGAAGCTTCAGTCCTACTGTCCCGAAGCTTTGGAGATTACA aACACTTGCGAAGATCGACCTGACAGAAAGGTGTGGGCTTTGAAACAATGTGGTGTTCTGAAGTCGTCTCTTTTCTCGCCTTGCCACTCTGAGGTTCCTGTCGACATTTACTTGGAGAAATGTGTGTTCGACGCTTGCGCGTGCGATCAAGGTGGCGATTGCGAGTGTTTGTGCACAGCTCTTGCCGCCTATGCCCAAGAGTGCACCACCAGAGGAGTACCGATCAAATGGAGATCACAAAAGCTTTGCC CAATGCAATGTGATGAACGCTGTTCAAATTATAGTCCATGTATCTCGACTTGTCCGACGGAAACGTGCGACAATCTCTTAACGCACGGTCAGTTGAGCAAGACTTGCAAAGAAGAGACCTGCATTGAGGGATGCGTACCGAAACCTTGCACTCCTGGGCACATTTACCtcaattcatcatttttagaGTGTGTGCCTAGAAATATCTGTAGACCAGCTTGCTTAGAGATTGACGGTGTTACCTACTACGAAGGTGATTTAGTTGAAGGAGATGAATGTTACAGTTGCTATTGCTCGCGAGGCCAGAAAGTTTGCAAAGGGCAACCCTGCTCAACCGTGCAGGTTGTTACAACGAAAGCTCCCACAACACATATGTTGGAACAATTTGTTAAGTGTCAATCGGGTTGGACTCAATGGATCAATCAAGATAAGGCAAATGTTCTGAAAACCATTTTTAGAAAGAAGAAGACTGATTTTGAACCTCTACCGACACCGTTACTTTTG AATAATCTGGAAGGTGCCAAGTGTGCCAAAGAAAAAATGGTCGACATCGAGTGCAGAACTGTTAAAACACATATACCTGCAAAAGGCACAGGTTTAGACGTAGAGTGTAGCTTAGAACGGGGTCTAGTGTGTAAATCAAGTATGAAAGGGAAAGCTTGTCAAGATTTTGAGATTCGTGTTCGGTGCGAATGCG AGATGCCAACCACGCCTGCTCCAACTTGTGACCCGCTCATACCGCACAAAGAACATCCCACGAATTGTACTATTTTCTATCACTGTGAAGTGGGATTAGATGGTCCTAAGTACGTCGAAAAATCTTGTGGTCCTACTATGTACTTCAATCCCATATCGATGGTTTGTGACTGGCCGTATGCGgttgaagaaataaaaccaGTCTGCAAGGGAACATCAACCACTATTCAAGAATTACCAGTTGAAGAGACCATATCCAGAGGTGACGTGGCACCGGTGGAAGCGGAATTGAAATACGAACCATTGTGTCCTCCTGGTACGGAAGAACATGACTGCGCAATACAGTGCGACCGTCTGTGCATTTACTATTTTCACGTGGTCAGGGAAAAAGGACTCTGCGAGAACGAGAAGAAATGTGAACGCGACTGTGTCGAGAAAGGGCAATCTCTGACATGTCCGGAAGGGAAGATGTGGGCCAATAACCACACCTGCGTGGATTTAAGTCACTGTTTATGCAGATCCGAGGATGGCAAGCCGATTAAA CCTGGTACAGTTTATAGAGAATCAGATTGTCGAATTTGTCAATGCGTCGATAACTTCTACAGTTGTGACGAATCGGCTTGCGACTCTGGAGAAAAAGAAGAAGCAAGGCTTTTGCCAAGTGTGTTGACAGGTAAAAAGAAGAAACCGAAACCAGTGGAAACAGGAGGGTTTCCGTCATTAGAGCAACCGACGACTCCAGAAGGTTTAAGAGGGATGGTGGGACCAGTTATGGGGAGACCTGGTAGGCCGCCTGGCATGGTGGCACCACCAGGTATGCCGAGACCTGGTAGGCCGCCTGGCATGGTGGGACCTGCCGCGGGGGTAGTGGGCATGGCGGGACAACCAATACTGTTGAGTACTGTTACTCCACCTAAAAAGTGTGACGAAGACCATTTCGTCGATTTAATACAAGGCGATCAGGCCTTGCCTGATGTAGTTTTCAACGCAAGTAGCGTCTTAAGCGATGCGTTTAGACCAAGTTTCGCAAAATTCACCCCCACTGCTGACAGTCAAAGTGAGGGCAGTTGGTCCCCCCAGTACTCAGATAACCACCAGTACTTGGAAATTGATTTGGGCCAACAAGAACCCATATATGGTATTAAAATCAAAGGAAGTCCAGTCTATGACGAATACGTCACTAGCTATAAGGTTTATTACAGTCCTGACGCTGCTGGTATGTTTTTCCCGGTActgaacaaacaaaatttaccTCAG ATATTTAGAGGGTCAATCGACGGGAAAACACCTGTCGAACAAATTTTTGACACACCTTTTGAAGCACAAGTCGTAAGAGTTAATCCACAAACGTGGCACACTGCCATCGCACTGCGAGTGGAACTGATTGGTTGCGGGGAACCCCTCACGACTACAGTACTTTACGAATTTATAACA CAAAAACCCTTGGCCACCGTCGCTCCTACAGTCTCGATGTGTGAAGACCCCATGGGCTTAGATGATGGAATGATGTCAGATCAACAAGTTTCTGTAAGCTCAGAATTAAATCACAATCACAGCAAAGCAAGTCTGAAACTTAGCGATGAGAACTCTTGGCAGCCACTAACAAACTCTCCCACAGAGTTTGTGCAG TTTGACTTTCTCGAATCACGTAACGTAACAGGTTTGGAAATTAAAGGCGGTCCCAATGGATGGGTCACAGCTTTTACGTTGAAATACTCCCAAGATAATAAAGCATGGAATCCTATTTTGGacaagaaaacaaagaaaGAACAAACTTTCCTGGGTAATTACGATGCAGATTCTCCACAGCTCATCAATTTCGATTTGCCGATCAACGCAAAATACGTCAAATTGATTCCAAAGAAGTGGCACGACAATATTCAATTGAGAGTCGAAATGCATGGTTGTTTTGAACCGTATC CTACGATCCTGGAAGAGTTGACTACGATTGCACCATCACCTTGTAATGACTGTCCAGGTGTTACGACAGAACCTCTGGAAATGCAAGCTTGCAGATGTGTCAAGAACAAGTGGTGGGACGGTGAAAATTGTGTGAACAGGACTGAATGCCCTTGTCTTGTCGGCCACATCTC GTACCCAGTTGGAACATCGTACAAAGAAGAAGACTGCTCGGAGTGTCTTTGTAAAATTGGAGGTGTGTCCCACTGTTCTCCAAAACAATGCGATAGTTGCGAGAAAGGTCTGAGAAGTACAGTTACTTCCACGTGTAAATGCACGTGTCAACCGTGTCCAGACGGTACTACTTTGTGTCCAACAAGTGACGTCTGTATTAATTCTACGTTGTGGTGCAATGGAGTGCAAGACTGTCCAGATGATGAAATAGGTTGTCCTACCACTGAGACGCCAACAAAAGCGACAACTAGGACAACTACAACAACACCAACACCTCCAACTGCGGTCACCGAGA GAATTGTTAAGCAGTGTCCGGTGATAGAGTGTCCCCCGGGATTTAACACTCacgttaaaaaacaaacaaaaggtCGTCTTTACCAGTCTTCTATGTTCTCAAGTTACTCATCAAAACCTACTAAGTCTGCATACAAACCTCCAGAATTTAAAAAGGGTAGATCCAAGAGAACACCTAAGAAATCAGTTTGGCAAAATCCTTTTTATAAATATACTAAGGCAGGAAATCAAAAGAAATGTACGGAATTCCAGTGTGTCTCCGTTAAACCACCACCGGTTTATATGCACTCGAAGAAGGAATGCCCACCTGCTTCTTGTCCACCAGGTTACATTCCAGTCGAAGACAGTGAAGACTACGCGAATAAGAAATGTCCGAAATACGCCTGCGAGCCGCAGCCGCCCCCGGACGCCATCTGCAATGTTACAGGGCGCACTTTTAACACATTTGACGGAACCGAATACAAGTACGACATTTGTAACCATGTCTTAGCGCTAGATTTGGAAAATGACCAGTGGGAAGTTTCTT TGAGAAAGAACTGCAGTGAGGTGTGCTGGCGCGACCTCATCATCCATCACCAAGACAACTTGATTGTCCTTCATCCCAATTTAACGATGGAATACGACGGGTTTCCTTACACCGTGgagcaaacaaaaaaaatcgccTCTTATTCGAGAGCATTTACGGTTTCGCGTCTGGGCAACACTGTTCTCTTCGTTTCAAACAGATACGGATTTTGGGTGATTTGGGACAAAGAGGGAAACGTTAAGTTGGGCGTTACTAGAAAACTTGAAGATAAAGTCGCCGGGCTGTGTGGGTATTTCAATGAAAATCCAGATGACGACAAGAAGAAGCCCGACGGAAGTCTGGCTCGGACGACTTCCGAGTTCGGGAATAGTTGGGAACAAGCCGATCAAGGGCAGATTTGCGAACCCCAGGCTTGTCCTCTGCACATACAGGATAAAGCTTGGAAAATCTGTCAAGTCAA GGAACAAGCGCTGGAGCCTTGCACCAGAGTCGTGAATAAAGACGCGTTCATTTCACGCTGCATCGAAACGACTTGCGATTGTCTTCAAGCTGCGACTCACAACCATACAGTTGCAGAGGAATGCAGATGTCGAGCGCTGGAAGATTTTGTCGTACAGTGTCTAACTTCAGAGCCCACCACCGATGTGTCAGACTGGAGAGTGCAACTCGATTGTC CTGCAACTTGTGACGCTCCTTTGGTTTACCATGACTGCTACCAACGTAAATGCGAACCAACTTGTGAATCCCTCTCGAGTTCCGACGCCGCTTGTCCCAAAGTACCCAACGTGTgcttccccggttgttattgTCCCCCAGGTCTAGTCAAAAAGGGAGACACTTGCATCAGTCCTTCAAACTGTGGAGACTGTGAATGCAACGTCCTTCCTCACCTTCAGTACGTAACGTACGACGACACCAACTTTACCATAAACGCAAACTGCGTCTACGTCATGTCGAGAGACGCAGTTGGTGAGGACAAGAAACACAAATTCCAG GTTTTGATCACAAACGCTCCTTGCAAAAATAATGCGAAAAAAACATGCGTGGGGAAAGTTACAATATTGTATCAGGGGCGCAAGATCCACATTTTCACTGACATGATCCGGCACAAGCTGAAACTGATCGTAAATGGTGAACACATCGAAGATTTTTCAGACGTTAGTAGTTGGGCCCGTATTAGAGAAACTGCCACGAAACATCtcaaaattcatttaacaGACGTTCAAGTTGACGTTTCAGTTTATTATCCGTCTCTGGGTACCTCGATTAAGGCCCCATCGCAGAAATACGGAGGCAAACTCGAGGGACTTTGTGGTGATTGCGATCACAATCCGTATGACGATTTGCGCACTCCTAGCGGAGCTATAATTAACGACACTGACGAATTTGCCTTGAGCTGGTTGTACGACAAACTTCCCGGAGGACAGTCTAAAGAGATGTGTGCAAATAAACCGGAAGATTGTCCACCACTACCTAAAAAATCTGACCCTTGCAACTTAATTCTGGATTACAAAACATTCGGACAATGTCTTCGCGTTTTAGACCCGTCTTTGTTTTTGGAGTGGTGCAAAAAAGACACTTGCGGCAACCACCCAGAGCTGGCATGCACCGCCATCGAAGCATATGCCAGAGACTGCAGCAACACCGGTTTTTGCATCAACTGGCGCACCAACGTTTGCCCCAAAACGTGCCCACCtgataaaatttacaacccGTGCGGTACAAGTTGTCCAAAAACATGCCAAAgcataaaagaaaaagaagaaaagaactGTCCCAAGATACCAGTCGAGGGTTGTTTCTGCCCCGAAGGACAG cTTTTACGAAACGACACCTGCGTAGTTGAGAAAGACTGTGAGGTTTGTGATGAGGAAGGTCACCACCCTGGAGACACttggaaaatggacaaatgcACATCTTGCACTTGCGAGGGCACCTCACAAAAGTGTGAAACTGAGCGCTGTTCGGGTGCTGATAAAATCTGCGAGCAAGGTTATCAAGTGATGAAGGTGCCATCTGGAGAGAAGGAATGTTGTGACAAATATGCTTGCG TACCTGAACCAACTGCCGGGCCAACTTGCGAAACTCCTCAAGTTATTACTTGTGGACCTGGACAAATAACAAAGTTGGCGACGAAACCGAACGGATGTCAGCAATTTATCTGCGAGTGTAAACCAGTTGAAGAGTGTGAGCCTACAGACACGCCGACAGAACAACCTTTGAAGGATGGGTACGTTAAAACGATTGACGACAGTGGTTGTTGTCCGGAAGTTAAAATAATCTGCAAGAAAGAGCTCTGTCCTAAACCAAAACCGTGCCAGCAATACcacacattaaaaaatgaaactggTACGGGAGAATGTTGTCCTTTGTACACTTGCGAACCGCCGAAAGACAAATGCATTTACGAAAATGAGTACACAGCGGCGGAAACTGGAGGAGAGAGGGCTAGAACTGAAATGGAAAAACAGAAAGTATTGAAGAACGCCAACGAAACTTGGCAAGACGGTCCTTGTCGCCAGTGTAAATGTTCGATTACGAGTGTCGGCAATTATCAACCCACTTGTAGTCACAGCGACTGTTCTGCCATCGAAATCTCTCAAGATTATCTCGATTATGAGCTAGAACCAGAATTTGTGTACGACAAGTGTTGTCCAAATGTGAAAAGAGTGGCGTGCAAGCATAATCAAAAAGTTTACGAAGTTGGCAAGAAGTGGACCAAAGAAAAAGACTACTGTACTATTTATGAATGTGTGAACAGTACAAGCGGTATCCAGAAAGAAACAAAGGTCACAAAGTGTGACACCGATTGCGATTTGGGTTACAAATACGTCGCTGCGTCTCCTGAAGCGAAACAGTGTTGCGGTTCTTGCAAACCTT